A genomic window from Anthocerotibacter panamensis C109 includes:
- the leuB gene encoding 3-isopropylmalate dehydrogenase, which produces MTAKTYAIALLAGDGIGPEIMTVAQAVLMRVSQNFGFTLHFTPAPFGGQAIDLTGEPLPPETLALCRRSDAVLMGAVGGPKWDNHPRRPEQGLLGLRAGLGLYANLRPATVRPQLVNSSSLKPEIVSGVDLLVVRELTGGIYFGQPQGIFSEKKGERRGVNTMTYSESEIERISRVAFQAARQRRNQVTSVDKANVLTVSQLWREVVTKVAQDYPEVTLDHLYVDNAAMQLIRWPKQFDVLVTGNLFGDILSDEAAMLTGSIGMLPSASLGDGPGVFEPVHGSAPDIAGQDKANPLAQVLSGAMLLRYALQQTAAADRVERAVDQVLDQGYRTADIMAPGMTAVGCTQMGERLLAALEED; this is translated from the coding sequence ATGACAGCAAAAACCTACGCTATCGCGCTGTTGGCCGGAGACGGCATCGGCCCGGAGATCATGACAGTAGCTCAGGCTGTGCTCATGCGGGTGAGTCAAAATTTTGGCTTTACGCTACATTTTACCCCGGCTCCTTTTGGCGGTCAGGCCATCGATCTGACAGGGGAGCCGCTCCCTCCAGAAACGCTAGCGCTATGCCGCAGGAGTGACGCCGTTCTGATGGGTGCGGTGGGGGGTCCGAAGTGGGATAACCATCCTCGTCGCCCGGAGCAGGGACTGTTGGGTCTGCGGGCGGGCCTTGGGCTCTATGCCAACCTGCGTCCGGCTACGGTGCGCCCCCAATTGGTCAACAGCTCTTCGCTCAAGCCGGAGATCGTCTCGGGGGTGGACCTGCTTGTGGTACGGGAGCTGACCGGGGGGATCTACTTTGGGCAGCCCCAAGGAATTTTCTCGGAGAAGAAGGGCGAACGCCGGGGGGTCAACACCATGACCTACAGCGAATCAGAAATTGAGCGCATCAGCCGGGTTGCTTTTCAAGCCGCTCGCCAACGGCGCAACCAGGTGACCTCGGTCGATAAAGCCAATGTGCTCACAGTCTCCCAACTGTGGCGTGAGGTGGTCACCAAGGTCGCCCAGGACTATCCTGAAGTCACCTTAGACCATCTTTACGTCGATAATGCCGCGATGCAGCTTATCCGTTGGCCCAAGCAGTTCGATGTGCTCGTTACCGGGAATCTCTTTGGGGATATCCTCTCCGACGAGGCAGCGATGCTCACCGGGTCGATTGGGATGTTGCCGTCTGCTTCGTTGGGGGATGGTCCGGGCGTGTTTGAACCCGTCCACGGTTCCGCCCCTGATATCGCCGGTCAGGACAAGGCCAATCCGTTGGCGCAGGTCCTCTCCGGGGCGATGCTCTTGCGCTATGCGCTCCAGCAAACTGCGGCAGCCGACCGGGTGGAGCGTGCCGTAGACCAAGTCTTGGACCAGGGTTACCGCACCGCAGACATCATGGCACCGGGCATGACCGCCGTGGGCTGTACCCAAATGGGCGAGCGACTGCTCGCTGCCTTAGAAGAAGACTGA
- a CDS encoding GvpL/GvpF family gas vesicle protein, giving the protein MYAFALAPAPAISQAILGIIPEPVVWISVGALVAVVQPLDLSAIMADEAQSLTAVVAHDRVLRELFALGDILPLRFGTVFVSETALKEHLETHQAHYQQKLTHVAGFGEFALKVQPLPPSVPSPTPALEGRAYFTARKAHQNALLVAQQTAQTERLRLPSDLCTCFMLGADRVHVGPERIDFLLPRAQETALIAWVQAQVLIYHQLTLIGPLPPYHFV; this is encoded by the coding sequence ATGTATGCTTTTGCTTTGGCCCCAGCCCCAGCTATTTCGCAGGCTATTCTGGGAATTATCCCGGAACCTGTGGTCTGGATTTCTGTAGGAGCCCTTGTCGCGGTAGTCCAGCCCTTGGACCTGAGCGCTATTATGGCCGATGAAGCGCAGTCTCTGACCGCTGTGGTGGCCCATGACCGGGTCCTGCGCGAACTTTTTGCTTTGGGGGATATCCTGCCCCTACGTTTTGGGACGGTTTTTGTATCCGAAACGGCACTCAAAGAACATCTGGAGACGCACCAAGCGCACTACCAGCAAAAGTTGACCCATGTAGCCGGATTCGGGGAGTTTGCCCTCAAAGTCCAACCACTCCCCCCAAGCGTCCCGTCCCCGACGCCAGCCTTGGAGGGGCGCGCCTACTTCACCGCCCGCAAAGCCCACCAAAATGCACTCTTGGTGGCGCAGCAGACCGCCCAAACCGAGCGGTTGCGCCTGCCTTCCGACCTGTGCACCTGTTTTATGTTGGGGGCTGACCGCGTGCATGTAGGACCAGAGCGCATAGACTTCTTGCTGCCGCGCGCTCAAGAGACGGCCCTCATTGCCTGGGTGCAGGCTCAAGTGCTTATTTATCACCAACTCACCCTCATCGGGCCACTGCCGCCCTACCACTTTGTCTAG
- a CDS encoding ArsA family ATPase — protein MNPTIPPTVQLLLISGKGGVGKSTFACALACQLAQQERPVWLISVDPAHSIGDVLAQSVTDTPRPVAPYPHWYSLALDAQQELMHFRERYQEAVTQMASYSSLFEGADLMGLWNLGWPGFDEVMAVVRVSQILQDQQTGTVVLDMAPTGHSMRLLEYPDFIERLLQVFVGLQDKHKQLQQTFGRGYQADQADTFLTEFTERLRGLHALLSDPARTQAWVVLLAESLSVPETQRFLSFLKTAQIPVGGVVVNQVVRAVVGCSFCEAWAASQQARLAELPAVALWQVPLFLEEPIGEAALSKVFACCTPLVSEPLAMPASPYPDPTQPGLPDYLALGQRLVLLAGKGGVGKTTTAAALAVRIAREHPDTKILIVSIDPAHSLGDAFAQPLGPKPICLRENLWGQEVAAAATLTEVMAGLREALANLNRDDMSLEEARTWQALLEQPPPGLDEIAALLNVVEVSDQWGLIILDTAPTGHLLRLLQMPQVLEEWLTYFLRLWVKYRNMFADTTLVEQFRQWRKQVLQLQKDLTNPQYTVALPVLNAETTVLQETIRLVAALTSLQLAPAHLVINRIVQSKSCTQCQAIATHHERILRRIQASFPGQTLLSVPLLPTLPAGIPGLAVYGTYL, from the coding sequence ATGAACCCGACCATTCCCCCCACCGTCCAACTCCTGCTGATCAGCGGCAAGGGCGGCGTCGGCAAGAGCACCTTTGCCTGTGCTCTGGCCTGCCAGTTAGCCCAACAAGAGCGCCCGGTCTGGTTGATCTCTGTGGACCCGGCGCACTCCATCGGGGACGTGCTGGCTCAGTCGGTGACCGACACCCCCCGCCCGGTCGCCCCCTATCCCCACTGGTACAGCCTTGCTCTGGATGCCCAGCAAGAGCTTATGCACTTTCGTGAGCGCTACCAGGAGGCTGTGACTCAGATGGCTAGCTACAGCAGCCTGTTTGAAGGGGCGGACCTGATGGGCCTGTGGAATCTGGGCTGGCCCGGATTTGATGAAGTGATGGCCGTTGTGCGCGTCAGCCAGATCCTCCAAGACCAGCAAACCGGGACGGTAGTGCTAGACATGGCTCCCACCGGGCATTCGATGCGTTTGTTGGAGTACCCGGACTTTATTGAACGGCTGTTGCAGGTCTTTGTCGGTCTTCAGGACAAGCACAAGCAGCTCCAGCAAACCTTTGGCCGGGGGTATCAGGCCGATCAGGCCGATACTTTTTTGACCGAATTTACCGAACGGCTACGCGGACTTCACGCCCTACTGAGCGACCCCGCCCGGACCCAAGCCTGGGTCGTCCTTCTGGCGGAATCCTTGAGCGTCCCGGAGACCCAACGCTTCCTTAGCTTCCTCAAGACAGCGCAAATACCCGTAGGTGGGGTGGTCGTCAATCAGGTTGTGCGGGCGGTGGTGGGCTGTTCTTTTTGTGAGGCTTGGGCTGCAAGCCAGCAGGCACGGCTCGCTGAACTTCCTGCGGTTGCCCTGTGGCAGGTGCCCTTATTTCTGGAGGAGCCTATAGGCGAGGCTGCGCTCAGTAAGGTGTTCGCCTGCTGTACTCCCCTTGTCTCAGAGCCTTTAGCCATGCCTGCCTCGCCGTACCCGGACCCAACGCAACCGGGGTTGCCCGATTATTTGGCTTTGGGACAACGGCTGGTTTTGCTCGCCGGTAAAGGCGGGGTGGGTAAGACCACTACGGCGGCGGCATTGGCCGTGCGTATAGCCCGCGAGCATCCCGACACCAAGATTCTCATCGTCTCCATCGACCCCGCCCACTCTTTGGGGGATGCCTTTGCCCAACCACTAGGACCCAAGCCTATCTGCCTGCGAGAAAATCTCTGGGGGCAGGAAGTGGCGGCAGCAGCGACCCTGACCGAGGTCATGGCTGGCCTGCGCGAAGCTTTGGCAAACCTCAATCGAGATGACATGAGTCTGGAGGAAGCCCGCACCTGGCAGGCACTCCTGGAGCAACCCCCACCAGGACTCGACGAGATTGCCGCTCTGCTCAATGTCGTGGAAGTATCCGACCAATGGGGCTTAATTATTCTGGATACCGCGCCCACCGGGCACTTGCTGCGCCTCTTACAGATGCCCCAAGTGCTGGAAGAATGGCTGACCTACTTTCTGCGGCTGTGGGTTAAGTACCGAAATATGTTTGCGGACACCACCTTGGTTGAGCAGTTCCGCCAATGGCGCAAGCAGGTCTTACAACTGCAAAAAGACCTCACTAACCCGCAGTACACCGTCGCTCTGCCCGTGCTCAACGCTGAGACCACCGTGCTTCAAGAGACTATACGCCTGGTCGCGGCTCTGACTTCCCTCCAACTTGCCCCCGCCCATCTCGTCATCAACCGCATCGTGCAGTCCAAGTCCTGCACCCAATGTCAGGCTATTGCGACCCACCACGAGCGGATTTTGCGCCGCATACAAGCGTCCTTTCCAGGCCAAACGCTCCTGTCTGTGCCCCTGTTGCCAACCCTGCCAGCGGGCATTCCTGGCCTTGCAGTCTATGGTACTTATCTGTGA
- a CDS encoding HhoA/HhoB/HtrA family serine endopeptidase — protein MDMKPQFREKGRRIDSRAGRWQQPALYLVLLLLGAGGALAIERRVTPALISSASTGQNNAAPPPAETHPQLPTQTGENFIVGVVEREGPAVVRIDSSRTVTATQPNDPFFRQFFGSPEQQVEQGTGSGFILSTDGRILTNAHVVDGASSVTVTLRDGRSFTGKVLGKDTVTDVAVVKIQADRLPTVTLGDSDSLRPGAWAIAIGNPLGLDNTVTEGIISAVGRTSGQVGVPDKRVDFIQTDAAINPGNSGGPLLNQNGEVIGINTAIIQGAQGLGFAIPINRARQIAAQLVRTGKVEHPYLGVRMVTLTPQLKANLNSDPNSGFNVDEEQGVLIARIIPDSPAAQAGLKAGDIIHSFNGRGVKQADSLQQLAENVQVGSTINLGVHRNGRDLTIRVQAGAFPMGQEEQPS, from the coding sequence ATGGACATGAAACCGCAGTTTAGGGAAAAAGGCCGCCGTATTGATTCTAGAGCGGGGCGCTGGCAACAGCCTGCCCTCTATTTGGTGTTGCTCTTGCTTGGTGCAGGAGGGGCGCTGGCTATCGAACGTCGCGTTACCCCCGCGCTCATCTCCTCAGCCTCTACGGGACAGAATAATGCAGCCCCCCCACCCGCTGAAACCCACCCGCAACTCCCGACCCAGACCGGAGAAAACTTTATCGTCGGTGTGGTGGAACGCGAAGGACCCGCAGTGGTCCGCATCGATTCATCCCGGACAGTGACTGCCACACAGCCTAATGACCCCTTTTTCCGGCAGTTCTTTGGGTCTCCTGAGCAACAGGTGGAGCAAGGCACCGGGTCCGGCTTTATTCTCAGTACCGATGGTCGGATTCTCACCAATGCCCACGTCGTCGATGGCGCAAGTTCGGTCACGGTGACCCTCAGGGATGGGCGCTCGTTTACCGGTAAAGTCTTGGGCAAAGACACTGTGACGGATGTGGCTGTAGTTAAAATTCAGGCTGACCGTCTGCCTACGGTGACGTTGGGAGATTCAGACAGCCTGCGACCGGGAGCGTGGGCTATCGCCATTGGCAATCCCTTGGGACTGGATAATACCGTGACCGAAGGGATCATCAGCGCTGTCGGACGCACCAGCGGTCAGGTGGGGGTACCCGACAAGCGGGTGGACTTTATCCAGACCGATGCGGCGATCAATCCAGGCAACTCCGGTGGGCCCCTCCTCAACCAGAACGGGGAGGTCATTGGCATCAACACGGCCATTATCCAAGGAGCACAGGGGCTGGGCTTCGCTATCCCCATCAACCGGGCGCGGCAGATTGCCGCTCAACTGGTCCGCACCGGCAAAGTCGAGCATCCCTACCTCGGGGTGCGGATGGTGACGCTCACCCCCCAACTCAAGGCCAACCTCAACAGCGATCCCAACAGCGGGTTCAACGTGGATGAAGAGCAAGGGGTGTTGATTGCCCGGATAATCCCCGATTCTCCAGCAGCTCAGGCGGGGCTCAAGGCTGGAGATATCATCCACAGCTTCAACGGGCGCGGGGTCAAACAGGCGGATAGTCTCCAGCAACTGGCCGAAAACGTCCAGGTCGGCAGTACAATCAACCTCGGTGTCCACCGCAATGGCCGCGACCTCACTATAAGAGTCCAGGCGGGAGCCTTCCCGATGGGGCAGGAGGAGCAACCCTCTTGA
- a CDS encoding response regulator, which produces MTFHPPTGKVPPASNDLLRQFESFKQDSFSGRFDIQAMVPGKPLPLWSFYFYLGRLFFATGGLHGIRRWQRLIAQYQLPADIKQHQALTCRSWQYTLLYPLVRQGRVTREQAIAVANGLVDELLFEVHPAAELIFRQDPEDPCCRDVPPVLISVPETLERLRRNQLVWQAASLGKFSPDQAPLLRQPLLLQEKLSAKAYQSLYPLLDGQHTLREVASQVNLAVPILGRTLSAYLQEGALGMVQVPDLAPPAPLPTPSSAPLIACIDDSLQICQTMEQILTGAGYRYFSVQDPLRGLVMLVQRKPDLIFLDLVMPNTNGYEVCSKLRKVAQFRQTPIIILTGNDGLIDRVRSKLVGASGFIGKPAGAYLVLKVVSRHLKKASQKLLK; this is translated from the coding sequence ATGACTTTTCATCCCCCCACAGGAAAAGTTCCCCCAGCCTCCAATGACCTCCTCCGTCAGTTTGAGTCTTTTAAGCAGGACAGCTTTAGTGGAAGGTTTGATATCCAAGCTATGGTCCCAGGAAAACCCCTGCCGCTGTGGAGTTTTTATTTTTATCTGGGTCGTCTATTTTTTGCCACAGGGGGTCTTCACGGCATCAGACGCTGGCAACGCCTAATAGCTCAGTACCAGCTTCCTGCTGATATCAAGCAGCACCAAGCCCTCACATGCCGTAGCTGGCAGTATACCCTCCTCTACCCCTTAGTCAGGCAGGGGCGCGTAACGCGAGAACAGGCTATTGCGGTTGCTAATGGACTTGTGGATGAACTGCTCTTTGAGGTCCATCCAGCGGCGGAGCTTATATTCCGTCAAGACCCGGAAGATCCTTGCTGTCGGGATGTCCCTCCGGTCCTGATCAGCGTACCCGAGACCCTGGAGCGGTTGCGCCGCAATCAACTGGTCTGGCAGGCAGCAAGCTTAGGAAAATTCTCCCCAGACCAAGCCCCTTTATTACGGCAGCCCTTACTGCTCCAGGAAAAGCTTTCGGCAAAGGCATATCAAAGCCTCTATCCGCTCTTAGATGGGCAGCACACGCTCCGGGAGGTCGCAAGCCAAGTCAACCTTGCGGTGCCAATTCTGGGGCGTACTTTATCGGCTTATCTACAAGAAGGAGCACTCGGCATGGTGCAGGTTCCAGACCTCGCCCCGCCTGCACCTTTGCCCACGCCCTCTAGTGCCCCGCTCATTGCCTGTATTGATGACAGCCTCCAGATCTGCCAGACGATGGAGCAGATCTTGACAGGCGCGGGCTATCGCTATTTTTCGGTCCAAGACCCGCTACGCGGACTTGTAATGCTTGTGCAACGCAAACCAGATTTGATTTTTTTGGATCTGGTCATGCCCAATACCAACGGCTACGAGGTCTGCTCCAAGCTACGCAAAGTTGCTCAGTTCCGACAGACCCCGATTATTATCCTGACCGGCAACGACGGTCTCATCGACCGGGTGCGCTCCAAGCTTGTAGGCGCTTCAGGATTTATTGGCAAGCCTGCGGGAGCGTATTTGGTGCTAAAAGTGGTGAGCCGTCACCTAAAGAAGGCTAGCCAGAAGTTATTGAAATGA
- a CDS encoding baeRF3 domain-containing protein has translation MRLLPKEELTALMEVRAQPCISVYLPTEGRGDPNQQNPLRFKNQIKVAEQQLESLGFKPHKARALLQPALELDTSDFWQYQSDGLAIFVAPDFFCYYRLPHRFAAQVVVSDHPYIKPLLPLLTNDGPFYILALSQRQVRLLEGDRYSVHEIHLEDMPLSLSEALRYDEPEQKQFQYRTGTPAAAPEAQPGVFHGQGMVTEDHKEELERFFHQVNAGLHDYLREKKVPLVLAGVEYLLPIYRAANTYPHLIPESLTGNPDDRKPFALHEQVWPLVAPIFAQAQQRALEQYEQRLGSGSASGNLEEIVSGAYFSRVQTLFVPIETERWGVFDAEANRTHLHAQPEPGDHDLLDLAALHTLRNGGEVYVVPAIPDFAPLAAIFRY, from the coding sequence ATGCGTTTACTACCGAAAGAAGAACTTACAGCCCTGATGGAAGTCCGGGCACAACCCTGCATATCCGTCTATCTGCCCACGGAAGGCCGGGGCGACCCCAACCAGCAAAATCCTCTGCGCTTCAAGAACCAGATCAAAGTAGCCGAGCAGCAGTTGGAGTCCTTGGGATTCAAACCCCATAAGGCTCGTGCTTTGCTCCAACCGGCCCTAGAACTGGACACCTCCGATTTTTGGCAATATCAAAGTGATGGTCTGGCTATCTTTGTGGCTCCAGATTTCTTTTGTTACTACCGCTTGCCCCATCGCTTCGCAGCGCAGGTGGTGGTGAGTGACCACCCTTATATCAAGCCGCTGTTGCCGCTGTTGACCAACGATGGTCCATTCTATATCCTTGCTCTGAGCCAGAGGCAGGTCCGTCTTCTGGAGGGCGACCGCTACAGCGTTCACGAAATTCACTTGGAGGATATGCCCCTGAGTCTGTCTGAAGCCCTGCGCTATGACGAGCCTGAGCAGAAGCAATTCCAGTACCGCACGGGCACTCCTGCCGCCGCTCCTGAAGCTCAGCCGGGGGTTTTCCACGGTCAGGGCATGGTCACCGAGGACCACAAAGAGGAACTCGAACGCTTCTTCCACCAGGTCAATGCAGGGCTCCATGACTATTTGCGGGAGAAAAAAGTACCTTTAGTACTCGCCGGGGTGGAGTATCTTTTGCCTATTTACCGCGCCGCTAATACCTATCCCCACCTCATACCCGAGAGCCTTACCGGCAATCCCGATGACCGTAAACCTTTCGCGCTGCACGAGCAGGTATGGCCCCTCGTCGCGCCCATTTTTGCTCAGGCACAACAACGGGCACTGGAGCAATATGAGCAACGCTTGGGAAGCGGGAGCGCTTCTGGGAATCTGGAGGAAATTGTCTCTGGCGCTTACTTCAGCCGTGTTCAAACGCTTTTTGTGCCCATCGAAACAGAGCGGTGGGGCGTCTTTGATGCCGAGGCCAACCGGACCCATCTACACGCACAACCCGAACCGGGAGACCATGACCTGCTCGATCTTGCCGCCCTGCATACCTTGCGCAATGGCGGGGAAGTCTACGTGGTCCCGGCGATCCCTGACTTTGCTCCGCTTGCTGCTATTTTTCGCTACTAA
- a CDS encoding single-stranded DNA-binding protein, whose translation MNSIVLLGEVATRPELRETQDGLARASFILRFGAQRPEEPDYQVQVVAFGNTAGEVNDQYVQGDQVVVEGRLQMNSITKQDGTREKRAEVIVRRLHPIGKGQEASAPLPPPPTNPPISRPPAYKAPSVRPIADQPAFNDEIPF comes from the coding sequence ATGAATTCAATTGTCCTGCTTGGCGAGGTTGCGACCCGGCCTGAATTGCGGGAGACTCAGGACGGTTTGGCTCGGGCTAGTTTTATCCTACGCTTTGGTGCCCAACGTCCCGAGGAACCAGACTATCAGGTCCAGGTAGTGGCTTTTGGCAATACAGCAGGCGAGGTGAATGACCAGTATGTCCAGGGTGACCAGGTCGTGGTCGAGGGCCGCCTCCAGATGAACAGTATCACCAAGCAGGATGGCACCCGCGAGAAACGAGCCGAGGTGATTGTCCGCCGCCTCCATCCGATTGGGAAAGGTCAGGAGGCGAGTGCCCCTTTACCCCCGCCTCCTACTAACCCACCCATCTCGCGGCCCCCAGCCTATAAAGCCCCTTCTGTGCGCCCTATTGCAGATCAGCCCGCATTCAACGACGAAATTCCTTTTTGA
- a CDS encoding gas vesicle protein K — MPEGLPAAESKPNAGLAPLILTLVELIRQLLEAQVIRQIEADHLSETQINRAAESLQALEAQVLQLCEILDVDPSQLNIDLGEAGKLLPDKGGYYPGQPCTQGSILELLDRLITTGVAVEGALDLGIAGLDLIHARLLLLLTTHPRAQRP; from the coding sequence GTGCCTGAGGGACTGCCTGCCGCTGAATCCAAGCCCAATGCCGGGTTGGCACCCTTGATCCTGACCTTGGTGGAGCTGATTCGCCAACTCCTCGAAGCTCAGGTCATCCGCCAGATCGAAGCCGATCACCTCAGCGAGACGCAAATTAACCGGGCGGCTGAGAGTTTGCAGGCTCTGGAGGCCCAAGTCCTCCAGCTATGCGAAATCCTGGACGTGGACCCGAGCCAACTCAATATCGACCTGGGCGAGGCGGGCAAGTTGCTCCCCGACAAGGGAGGCTATTACCCAGGACAGCCCTGTACGCAGGGGAGCATCCTAGAGCTTTTGGACCGCCTCATCACAACAGGCGTAGCTGTCGAAGGGGCTCTAGACTTGGGGATAGCGGGCCTCGATCTGATTCATGCCCGCTTACTACTACTTTTGACGACCCACCCCCGAGCCCAACGCCCATGA
- a CDS encoding DUF1003 domain-containing protein, with amino-acid sequence MSYENPVQVQLSLEEYQSLQQLRERKPAQNPPRPALTVGNQVSDVVAATVGSWRFILVQSALLTLWIILNLTAWMGHWDPYPFILLNLVLSFQAAFTAPIIMMSQNRQSEVDRQHAEHDYQVNVKAELEIELLHHKLNLLKEQELTALIQLVKEQQTQLTRLEERLLGNLPNPNSHPQE; translated from the coding sequence ATGAGCTACGAAAACCCAGTCCAGGTCCAGCTCAGTCTCGAAGAGTACCAGTCACTACAGCAGCTCCGGGAGCGTAAACCGGCCCAAAATCCCCCCCGCCCCGCCCTAACAGTAGGGAATCAGGTCTCGGATGTAGTAGCTGCCACGGTGGGTTCTTGGCGCTTTATCCTGGTCCAGAGTGCTCTACTTACCCTTTGGATTATCCTCAACCTCACCGCCTGGATGGGGCATTGGGACCCCTATCCCTTCATCCTGCTCAATCTGGTGCTCTCGTTCCAGGCGGCCTTCACCGCGCCCATCATCATGATGAGCCAAAACCGCCAGTCGGAGGTAGACCGACAACATGCCGAGCACGACTATCAGGTAAATGTGAAGGCAGAATTGGAGATTGAGCTACTCCACCACAAGCTCAACCTCCTCAAAGAACAGGAACTTACCGCCCTCATTCAGTTGGTTAAGGAGCAACAAACCCAACTCACGCGCCTGGAGGAACGTCTGCTGGGAAACCTACCCAACCCCAACAGTCACCCCCAGGAATGA
- the rpsF gene encoding 30S ribosomal protein S6, which produces MNLQVLMRRYEAMYILRPTLTEEELEQSVNLFEQTLRSQGVEDLATERRGKRRLAYEIQKNKEGIYIQMTYSATGPINAELERMLRLNESVLRHSIFREGDE; this is translated from the coding sequence ATGAACTTACAGGTACTCATGCGGCGCTACGAAGCTATGTACATTTTGCGGCCAACGCTCACCGAAGAGGAGTTGGAGCAGTCCGTTAACCTTTTCGAACAGACCCTCCGCAGTCAGGGAGTGGAGGACCTCGCTACAGAGCGTAGGGGCAAGCGTCGTCTTGCCTACGAGATCCAAAAAAATAAAGAGGGCATCTACATTCAGATGACCTACAGCGCCACCGGGCCCATCAACGCTGAATTGGAGCGTATGTTGCGTCTGAACGAGTCGGTTCTGCGTCACTCTATTTTCCGTGAAGGCGACGAATGA
- a CDS encoding TolC family protein has translation MTVTLACRCWFMLGWVLWMGFIPVPLPAQPETLGARRPLLSGPLSLTEAVRRASEESLEVQIAQQELRSARAETGIAEATRLPLLTLGSAYTLASNPFFYTLSTGPGNIPRNSAGEFNLGLSLPLYTGGRLEAQVAQAAAERDAAQKDVAIVRLEAVLAVKQAYFQALLAQTQVATYQEYVAQRAASLKNTRERFAVGKVPRVYILRDETELATARQTLLAAGTLYQGALADLKRALGVNPASDFTLSDTLKEPSQDADLAQALGQAQQNNPELSALALRVIASEAQVQAASATFLPQVNLYAQGELRTPESDGFGNGGSLVVAATLPVLDFGSRAAAVEKAQANLKKAQLQRETKEQELAQRVTRAWLEMQQARETIQLTQAGIATASEEHRLAQERYAVGRSIQVEVLDSSVALLRARLEGIKALYDYNLALAHLEQTTGVGLPD, from the coding sequence ATGACCGTCACTTTAGCCTGCCGTTGTTGGTTCATGCTGGGCTGGGTTCTCTGGATGGGTTTCATCCCGGTTCCGCTTCCCGCCCAGCCGGAAACGTTGGGTGCCCGTCGCCCCCTGCTCTCCGGTCCCCTGAGCCTTACTGAGGCGGTGCGGCGGGCCAGCGAAGAGAGCCTGGAGGTACAGATAGCCCAGCAGGAACTACGCTCAGCCCGAGCCGAAACTGGGATAGCCGAGGCCACCCGTCTACCTCTGCTCACGCTGGGTTCGGCCTACACATTAGCTAGCAACCCCTTCTTCTACACCCTCAGCACCGGGCCGGGGAATATCCCTCGCAATTCCGCAGGCGAGTTTAACCTGGGCCTCAGCTTGCCCCTCTATACTGGCGGGCGGTTGGAAGCTCAAGTCGCGCAGGCTGCCGCCGAGCGGGATGCCGCCCAAAAAGACGTGGCGATAGTCCGCCTAGAGGCAGTCCTTGCGGTGAAACAGGCTTATTTCCAGGCTCTATTGGCCCAGACTCAGGTGGCTACCTACCAGGAATATGTGGCGCAACGCGCAGCGAGCCTCAAAAACACCCGTGAGCGCTTCGCGGTGGGGAAAGTGCCCCGTGTCTACATCCTCAGAGACGAAACAGAACTGGCGACAGCCCGCCAGACCCTCCTCGCCGCCGGGACGCTCTACCAGGGAGCGTTGGCAGACCTGAAACGGGCCTTGGGGGTGAATCCTGCCTCTGACTTCACGCTCAGCGATACCCTAAAAGAGCCCAGTCAGGATGCAGACTTGGCGCAAGCCCTGGGGCAGGCCCAGCAAAACAATCCCGAACTCAGTGCTTTAGCGCTCCGCGTCATAGCCAGTGAAGCCCAGGTCCAGGCAGCCAGTGCGACATTTTTACCCCAAGTCAACCTCTATGCCCAGGGAGAACTGCGGACCCCAGAGTCCGATGGTTTTGGCAATGGCGGTTCGTTGGTGGTAGCTGCGACCCTGCCCGTTCTGGACTTCGGGAGTCGCGCCGCCGCAGTGGAAAAAGCTCAGGCCAACCTAAAAAAAGCCCAACTCCAACGCGAAACCAAAGAACAAGAGTTGGCCCAGCGGGTGACCCGAGCTTGGTTGGAGATGCAGCAAGCCCGCGAGACCATTCAACTCACCCAGGCCGGAATCGCCACCGCCAGTGAGGAGCATCGTCTGGCCCAGGAGCGCTATGCCGTCGGCAGGAGTATCCAGGTTGAAGTTCTGGATTCGTCTGTGGCCCTCTTGCGGGCGCGGCTTGAAGGCATTAAGGCACTCTATGATTACAACCTAGCCCTGGCACACCTGGAGCAGACCACAGGGGTTGGGCTACCTGACTAG